The proteins below come from a single Palaemon carinicauda isolate YSFRI2023 unplaced genomic scaffold, ASM3689809v2 scaffold73, whole genome shotgun sequence genomic window:
- the LOC137637430 gene encoding uncharacterized protein encodes MSAMAAIHRYRTALLLSALLFMASYNAFLYFFTAYPFNVPKNYMPDPIPTRRALARKIMEVQREIESKTELSKDVDISWAKKLLIVASELDPRVAVSVKDAKLLDPSTMLRQTESASNLSQVRKVCRERYRGRAFDEEMKQNWEVIPCASQKFRDVLTVILPAKSWTHMRMQHIISNIRKYYDVDIVVLTHGHTGDSLEGTNVLEERFGAQTSESVAVNSVMSSIRTPYLFLGHSLVNFDEETNLERLVRVLEDNPGVGVASGAYRDTMGIWNHGCLQGTAENYQLEYVTGYEHSHNECMYCDDVLGPFVVRTEFLKSVPLTETMEGPIMFRDWFLNVHLARKLVMSCPDVMYHVSSEPTLNRDDWLEIAQKWSIERIKPPATESIRFSCDEAQISCKNLMKSVSSFLVPPCCRDIFRKELQYVQDCAEEIGLHYELNAGSLLGAVKMDGMLPWDFDSDIIPDCDDKSVWMSKGKECLAKKGCTLKTVLGTYWTSTCNVSTIDLNCYENRTKKLTADYIKVPTKILFNGIPTRVPYNPGRTVRNYFGEEYLKHAVHWRYSSNAIFPVDDGSGQTPGLWSHCIVPSFHSCIDHFPVDGNIKFKRRKC; translated from the exons TTCCAAAAAACTATATGCCCGACCCAATACCGACAAGAAGAGCTCTTGCCCGGAAGATCATGGAAGTCCAACGAGAGATTGAATCGAAAACAG AGCTCAGTAAGGACGTGGACATATCTTGGGCAAAGAAATTGCTCATTGTGGCCTCAGAGCTCGATCCAAGAGTAGCCGTTTCCGTAAAAGACGCAAAGCTGCTTGATCCATCGACTATGCTAAGACAGACTGAATCAGCCTCGAACCTCAGTCAGGTAAGGAAAGTTTGTCGAGAGAGATACCGAGGCAGAGCTTTCGATGAGGAGATGAAACAGAATTGGGAGGTCATTCCTTGCGCGTCACAGAAATTCAGAGATGTTCTCACCGTCATCTTACCAGCCAAATCTTGGACACATATGAGAATGCAACATATTATAAGTAACATCAGAAAATATTATGATGTTGATATAGTGGTTTTAACTCATGGGCACACTGGAGATTCGCTTGAAGGTACCAATGTTCTCGAGGAAAGATTTGGTGCTCAGACATCAGAGTCAGTGGCTGTGAATAGTGTCATGTCGAGCATCAGGACACCTTACTTATTTTTGGGTCATTCTCTTGTTAATTTTGACGAGGAGACTAATTTAGAACGACTGGTTCGCGTACTGGAGGATAACCCTGGGGTTGGAGTAGCATCTGGAGCTTACAGAGACACAATGGGTATTTGGAATCATGGGTGTCTGCAAGGCACAGCTGAAAATTACCAATTGGAGTATGTTACAGGCTATGAACACTCACACAATGAATGCATGTACTGCGATGATGTTCTTGGGCCATTCGTAGTTCGGACAGAATTTCTGAAGTCTGTGCCTCTTACGGAAACAATGGAAGGACCAATAATGTTCCGCGATTGGTTCCTCAATGTGCATCTTGCAAGAAAACTAGTGATGTCATGTCCAGATGTCATGTATCATGTGAGTTCCGAGCCAACTTTGAACAGAGATGACTGGTTGGAGATCGCCCAGAAATGGTCTATTGAACGCATCAAACCACCTGCAACAGAGAGTATTAGATTTTCTTGTGATGAGGCCCAGATATCCTGCAAAAACCTCATGAAATCTGTTTCATCATTTCTGGTTCCTCCTTGTTGTAGAGATATTTTTCGCAAAGAGCTGCAGTATGTGCAAGACTGTGCAGAAGAGATAGGACTCCACTATGAACTTAATGCCGGAAGTCTTTTAGGAGCGGTTAAGATGGATGGCATGTTACCTTGGGACTTTGACTCGGACATCATACCAGACTGTGATGATAAATCCGTCTGGATGTCCAAAGGGAAAGAATGCTTAGCTAAAAAGGGGTGCACTCTAAAAACTGTTCTAGGCACCTACTGGACTTCGACCTGTAATGTATCAACAATTGATCTGAACTGTTATGAAAACAGAACGAAAAAGTTGACAGCAGACTATATAAAAGTACCAACGAAAATTCTTTTTAATGGAATCCCAACACGTGTACCATACAATCCAGGACGCACGGTCAGGAACTACTTTGGGGAGGAATACCTCAAACACGCCGTGCATTGGCGGTATTCAAGCAACGCCATCTTCCCAGTGGATGATGGCTCTGGCCAGACTCCTGGGCTGTGGAGTCACTGCATTGTGCCTTCATTTCATTCTTGTATTGACCATTTCCCTGTTGATGGAAACATAAAGTTTAAAAGACGGAAATGTTAA